From a region of the Rhodococcus sp. 4CII genome:
- a CDS encoding SGNH/GDSL hydrolase family protein: MRRWILAVPVAVVLPLVAGCSTTSTSPAAQPQPEQQSPPTVATLVGLGDSIPAGDGCPGCTPFVELFGDELSGGDALPVQVANLGVGGWTSTDLLDSLESGAYDADAVRDADVVTVTIGANDFYAELDDYLDGDCGGDDGLGCFAPVLPQLQTTLTSVLDRITELRDGQPTAVLVTGYWDVFPDGDVARGLFGPQFLRDSSALTLRANDVISEVAGAEGATYVDLFGVFKGAWGDGDPTGLLADDGDHPNQSGHQRIADALSSAAVGQSGATEASAFTPSEWSPR, encoded by the coding sequence GTGAGACGCTGGATTCTCGCTGTTCCCGTGGCGGTCGTGCTCCCGCTCGTCGCCGGCTGCTCCACCACCTCGACGTCGCCCGCGGCGCAGCCGCAACCCGAGCAGCAGTCCCCGCCGACGGTCGCGACCCTGGTGGGTTTGGGGGACTCGATTCCCGCCGGTGACGGCTGTCCCGGATGCACGCCGTTCGTCGAATTGTTCGGCGACGAACTCTCCGGCGGTGACGCCCTGCCCGTGCAGGTGGCGAACCTGGGGGTGGGGGGCTGGACCAGCACCGACCTGCTGGACTCCCTCGAATCCGGCGCGTACGACGCCGACGCCGTCCGGGACGCCGACGTCGTCACCGTCACGATCGGCGCCAACGACTTCTACGCCGAACTCGACGACTACCTGGACGGCGATTGCGGCGGCGACGACGGGCTCGGCTGTTTCGCGCCGGTGCTTCCGCAGCTGCAGACAACGCTGACGTCCGTGCTCGACCGCATCACCGAACTGCGCGACGGACAGCCGACCGCGGTACTGGTCACCGGGTACTGGGACGTCTTCCCGGACGGCGACGTGGCCCGCGGACTGTTCGGCCCGCAATTCCTCCGGGACAGTTCCGCGCTGACGTTGCGCGCCAACGACGTCATCTCGGAGGTCGCGGGGGCGGAGGGGGCCACCTACGTCGACCTGTTCGGGGTATTCAAGGGGGCGTGGGGTGACGGCGACCCCACCGGACTGCTGGCGGACGACGGCGATCACCCGAACCAGAGCGGGCACCAACGGATCGCGGACGCGCTGTCGTCCGCAGCGGTCGGGCAGTCCGGAGCCACCGAGGCGTCGGCGTTCACGCCCTCCGAGTGGTCGCCGCGCTGA
- a CDS encoding XRE family transcriptional regulator, with amino-acid sequence MNEDVPDLDGVLDAVGPRLKALRQERGATLAQLSESTGISVSTLSRLESGQRKPTLELMLLLARAHQLPLDELVDAPATGDPRVHLRPLERNGTTIIPLTRRPGGIQAFKHVIPPGDPNVEPQLQVHEGYEWLYVLSGRLRLLLGEHDVILTPGEVAEFDTHVPHWFGNPGPQPVEILSLFGPQGERAHVRTVPRGAAADDRRR; translated from the coding sequence GTGAACGAAGACGTACCCGATCTCGACGGCGTCCTCGACGCCGTGGGGCCGCGGCTCAAAGCGCTCCGCCAGGAACGCGGCGCGACCCTCGCCCAGCTCTCCGAATCCACCGGGATCTCGGTGAGCACCCTGTCGCGGCTCGAATCCGGTCAGCGCAAACCCACTCTCGAACTGATGCTGCTGCTGGCCCGCGCCCACCAGTTGCCCCTCGACGAACTCGTCGACGCGCCCGCCACCGGCGACCCGCGCGTGCACCTGCGACCCCTCGAGCGCAACGGGACGACCATCATCCCGCTCACCCGCAGACCGGGCGGAATTCAGGCGTTCAAACACGTGATCCCGCCGGGCGATCCGAACGTCGAACCGCAACTGCAGGTCCACGAGGGGTACGAATGGCTGTACGTGCTGTCCGGCCGGTTGCGGCTGCTGCTCGGTGAGCACGACGTGATCCTGACCCCGGGGGAGGTCGCCGAGTTCGACACCCACGTCCCGCACTGGTTCGGCAACCCCGGACCGCAGCCCGTCGAAATCCTCAGCCTGTTCGGGCCGCAGGGTGAGCGGGCGCACGTGCGGACCGTCCCTCGGGGAGCGGCGGCCGACGACCGCCGTCGGTAG
- a CDS encoding NAD(P)/FAD-dependent oxidoreductase codes for MKDSYDVVVVGGGAAGLSGALALSRARRSVLVIDAGEPRNAPAGHIHNYLGREGTPPGELLAAGRAEVAGYGGEIVTGTVTSADKGGDGDFRVTLADGRTVGARRLLVTTGLVDVLPEVPGVAERWGRDVLHCPYCHGWEVRDQPVGVLAGSPLAVHQALMWRQWTENVTLFLNDANEPTGEEYEQLAARGVAVIDGAVAGLDVQDDRLTGVRLRTGQVFPLAAVVVPPLFRARAGFLDSLGLATTEMEMGGHVIGTAVAADQTGATAVPGVWVAGNVADPKAQVIVAAGAGLNAAAALNADLIAEDTRLAVAGALSR; via the coding sequence GTGAAAGACAGCTATGACGTAGTGGTCGTCGGTGGCGGCGCGGCCGGGCTCAGCGGAGCCCTGGCCCTGTCTCGGGCCCGCCGCTCGGTGCTCGTGATCGATGCGGGCGAACCACGCAACGCACCGGCCGGGCACATCCACAACTACCTGGGCCGCGAGGGCACCCCGCCCGGCGAACTGCTGGCCGCGGGACGCGCGGAGGTCGCCGGGTACGGCGGGGAGATCGTGACCGGCACCGTCACGTCGGCCGACAAGGGCGGGGACGGGGACTTCCGGGTGACGCTCGCCGACGGCCGGACCGTCGGGGCGCGGAGACTGCTCGTCACCACCGGCCTCGTCGACGTCCTCCCCGAGGTTCCGGGGGTGGCCGAGCGGTGGGGTCGCGACGTTCTGCACTGCCCGTACTGCCACGGCTGGGAGGTGCGCGACCAGCCGGTCGGCGTCCTGGCGGGCAGCCCGCTGGCGGTGCACCAGGCGCTGATGTGGCGGCAGTGGACCGAGAACGTGACGCTGTTCCTGAACGACGCGAACGAGCCCACCGGCGAGGAGTACGAGCAACTCGCCGCGCGGGGTGTGGCCGTGATCGACGGCGCGGTGGCAGGACTCGACGTCCAGGACGACCGGCTGACGGGCGTCCGGTTGCGCACGGGTCAGGTCTTCCCCCTTGCTGCCGTGGTGGTTCCCCCGCTGTTCCGGGCGCGCGCCGGCTTCCTCGACAGCCTCGGACTGGCCACCACCGAGATGGAAATGGGCGGGCACGTGATCGGCACCGCCGTCGCCGCCGATCAGACCGGCGCCACCGCGGTACCGGGGGTGTGGGTGGCCGGCAACGTCGCGGACCCGAAGGCGCAGGTGATCGTCGCCGCCGGAGCTGGTCTGAACGCCGCCGCGGCCCTCAACGCCGACCTCATCGCGGAAGACACCCGGCTGGCGGTCGCCGGGGCGCTCAGCCGGTAG
- a CDS encoding Gfo/Idh/MocA family protein, with amino-acid sequence MTTTRPRIALIGSGKMGSLHARVLAQSPLCELALLVEPRAEHGREIAARFDTGWAPDFDDLDGIDAVVVAAATQAHYELAGRVLDLGKPLLVEKPLAATYDESTDLVKRAAATGMPLMCGLLERFNPAVRTAREFAGDVWQVNGIRHSPFVSRIPTGVATDLLIHDVDLAIGFVGSPPVGVKAEFGYFHDSSRRNEAEDCAEAVLRFESGAVATISASRVSHRKVRQLSLLEPDRLIEIDLLRRDITIHKHIDDDLPPDRDGYKQQTVIEIPTLRYSEEPLAAQLAHYIGLIGGEGDADAERDSILPAHRVVHEATVSATG; translated from the coding sequence ATGACGACGACGCGACCGCGGATCGCGCTCATCGGATCCGGCAAGATGGGTTCGCTGCACGCCCGCGTCCTCGCGCAGTCGCCGCTGTGCGAACTGGCCCTGCTCGTGGAACCGCGTGCGGAACACGGCCGGGAGATTGCCGCGCGGTTCGACACCGGATGGGCGCCGGATTTCGACGACCTGGACGGCATCGACGCCGTCGTCGTCGCGGCGGCGACACAAGCCCACTACGAGTTGGCGGGCCGCGTCCTCGACCTCGGCAAGCCGCTGCTCGTCGAAAAGCCGCTCGCCGCAACGTACGACGAGAGCACCGATCTGGTGAAACGCGCCGCCGCGACCGGGATGCCGCTGATGTGCGGCCTGCTCGAGCGGTTCAACCCGGCGGTCCGCACGGCCCGCGAGTTCGCCGGTGACGTGTGGCAGGTCAACGGAATCCGGCACTCGCCGTTCGTCTCCCGCATCCCCACGGGCGTCGCGACCGACCTGCTGATCCACGACGTCGACCTCGCAATCGGATTCGTCGGATCACCGCCCGTCGGGGTGAAAGCCGAATTCGGCTACTTCCACGACAGTTCGCGACGCAACGAGGCCGAGGACTGCGCGGAGGCGGTGCTACGTTTCGAATCCGGTGCGGTGGCCACCATCTCGGCCAGCCGGGTGAGTCACCGCAAGGTCCGGCAACTGTCGTTGCTGGAGCCGGACCGCCTGATCGAGATCGACCTCCTGCGCCGCGACATCACCATCCACAAGCACATCGACGACGACCTGCCCCCCGACCGGGACGGCTACAAGCAGCAGACGGTGATCGAGATCCCCACCCTCCGCTACAGCGAGGAACCCCTCGCCGCCCAGCTCGCTCATTACATCGGACTGATCGGCGGCGAGGGGGATGCCGACGCGGAACGCGACTCGATCCTGCCCGCGCATCGCGTGGTCCACGAGGCAACCGTGTCGGCTACCGGCTGA
- a CDS encoding DegT/DnrJ/EryC1/StrS aminotransferase family protein: protein MIAISSISFGEDVEREVLDTLRSGMVAQGPKVARFEEGFADLVGTRHAVAVNSGTTALIAALRVLDLAPGDEVLTTPFTFVATLNAILDAGATARFADIGESDFALDPDVVAQSVNDRTRVLMPVHLYGQTADMGALMPLAESRGLAVVEDAAQAHGATFDGKGAGSFGLGCFSFYATKNLTTAEGGMITTDDDAVADRLRVLRNQGMRRRYEYEMAGQNFRMTDLQASLGLPQLGSYLQQVESRRRNAEALRTGLKDVEGLVLPAELAGRGHVWHQFTVILAPDAPIDRDTLAQRLGERGVGSGVYYPRTVCEYDCYREHPRVITSPTPVATSVARRCLSIPVHAALSADEVDRIVAAVREAMEM from the coding sequence GTGATCGCGATCTCGAGTATCTCCTTCGGCGAGGATGTCGAGCGCGAGGTTCTCGACACCCTCCGATCCGGGATGGTCGCCCAGGGGCCGAAGGTCGCGAGGTTCGAGGAGGGGTTCGCCGACCTCGTCGGCACCCGGCACGCGGTGGCCGTCAACAGCGGCACCACCGCACTGATCGCGGCGCTGCGGGTACTGGATCTCGCGCCCGGTGACGAGGTGCTCACCACCCCGTTCACGTTCGTGGCCACGCTGAACGCGATTCTCGACGCCGGCGCGACCGCGCGGTTCGCCGACATCGGGGAGTCCGATTTCGCGCTCGACCCCGACGTCGTGGCGCAGAGTGTCAACGACCGCACCCGGGTGCTGATGCCGGTCCACCTGTACGGGCAGACCGCCGACATGGGTGCGCTGATGCCGCTGGCCGAGTCCCGGGGACTCGCCGTGGTCGAGGACGCGGCCCAGGCGCACGGCGCCACGTTCGACGGCAAGGGTGCGGGCAGTTTCGGGCTCGGCTGCTTCTCCTTCTACGCCACGAAGAATCTCACCACCGCCGAGGGCGGCATGATCACCACCGACGACGACGCGGTGGCCGATCGGTTGCGGGTGCTGCGCAACCAGGGCATGCGACGCCGGTACGAATACGAGATGGCGGGCCAGAACTTCCGGATGACCGACCTGCAGGCCAGTCTCGGGTTGCCGCAACTGGGTTCCTATCTGCAGCAGGTGGAGTCGCGCCGCCGCAACGCCGAGGCCCTGCGGACCGGACTGAAGGACGTCGAAGGACTCGTGCTGCCCGCCGAACTCGCGGGCCGCGGGCACGTGTGGCACCAGTTCACCGTGATCCTCGCGCCGGACGCGCCGATCGACCGCGACACCCTCGCGCAGCGACTGGGCGAGCGCGGAGTCGGCAGCGGCGTCTACTACCCGAGAACCGTCTGCGAGTACGACTGCTACCGCGAGCACCCCCGGGTGATCACATCGCCCACGCCGGTCGCGACATCCGTTGCCCGCCGGTGCCTCAGCATCCCCGTCCACGCCGCGCTCTCCGCGGACGAGGTCGACCGGATCGTCGCCGCGGTCCGCGAGGCGATGGAGATGTGA
- a CDS encoding DapH/DapD/GlmU-related protein produces the protein MTIGENCEIHPTVVLGDGVTVGAGVSIGPYAVLTGPLDIGDGCWIGAHVTLGAPPEWIGKTHPRSWTEVSPHRGVVIGAGTVIREMSAVQQGAERPTTVGRGGFVMNHTSVEHDVQVGESCVLSPSCTLGGHVTLGDGVNIGMSAVVHQRRVIGARAMVGMGSVVAKDIPPFATVFGNPAALRGTNRVGMDRAGIPEEDIAAVEALYAPGRLDADAELPRSLADAFAWWRELAVKPLVS, from the coding sequence ATGACCATCGGTGAAAACTGCGAGATCCACCCGACCGTCGTGTTGGGCGACGGCGTCACCGTCGGCGCCGGGGTGAGCATCGGCCCGTACGCCGTCCTCACCGGGCCGCTCGACATCGGCGACGGCTGCTGGATCGGTGCCCACGTCACGCTCGGGGCGCCGCCGGAGTGGATCGGGAAGACGCATCCCCGCAGCTGGACGGAGGTGAGCCCGCATCGGGGGGTCGTGATCGGCGCGGGCACCGTGATCCGGGAGATGAGCGCCGTGCAGCAGGGCGCCGAGCGGCCGACGACCGTCGGCCGCGGCGGATTCGTCATGAACCACACGTCCGTCGAGCACGACGTCCAGGTCGGCGAGAGCTGTGTCCTCTCGCCGTCCTGCACCCTCGGCGGCCACGTGACCCTCGGCGACGGTGTCAACATCGGCATGAGCGCGGTGGTGCATCAGCGCCGGGTGATCGGTGCGCGCGCGATGGTCGGTATGGGATCGGTCGTCGCCAAGGACATTCCGCCGTTCGCCACGGTGTTCGGCAACCCCGCCGCCCTGCGCGGCACCAACCGGGTGGGCATGGACCGCGCCGGGATCCCCGAAGAGGACATCGCCGCCGTCGAGGCGCTGTACGCGCCGGGGCGACTCGACGCCGATGCGGAACTCCCCCGTTCGCTCGCCGACGCGTTCGCCTGGTGGCGGGAACTGGCAGTGAAACCGCTCGTTTCCTGA
- a CDS encoding lysylphosphatidylglycerol synthase transmembrane domain-containing protein, giving the protein MDTDPEIVPDRGGRAVLMNALRILVTLAIVVAIVFAVKSQWAEVRDTIIQLDWWALALSAVFVFLGMAAAVRAWQHALGALEHPIPAFDAARCYLVGQLGKYLPGSVWAFVLQTELVRRAGVSRANGFVAVLVTVGLSITSALVVGLLALPALFHISTVAAVAVIVLVPIALVCCYPPVLTRLVNLALRILRRAPLQRQLTMHKIGRALGWCAVSWVLYGVHLWLLASSTAGFTAGTLVQCIGAIALGMCAGVLVVVAPSGIGVREAVVVAALSPFMDSGVALGLALASRLVFTLCEVLAGFVAAIAGSRSLRNALVHEDSRVPQPS; this is encoded by the coding sequence GTGGACACCGATCCCGAGATCGTCCCGGACCGCGGCGGTCGCGCCGTCCTGATGAACGCGCTGCGGATCCTCGTCACCCTCGCGATCGTCGTGGCCATCGTGTTCGCCGTGAAATCGCAGTGGGCCGAGGTCCGGGACACGATCATCCAACTCGACTGGTGGGCGCTCGCCCTCTCCGCGGTGTTCGTGTTCCTCGGCATGGCCGCCGCGGTCCGTGCGTGGCAGCACGCCCTCGGCGCCCTCGAGCATCCGATTCCCGCGTTCGACGCCGCGCGCTGCTACCTCGTCGGTCAGCTCGGCAAGTACCTCCCGGGCAGTGTGTGGGCGTTCGTCCTGCAGACCGAACTCGTCCGCCGGGCCGGGGTGTCGCGGGCCAACGGGTTCGTCGCCGTCCTCGTCACCGTCGGCCTGAGCATCACATCGGCGCTGGTCGTGGGGCTGCTGGCGCTGCCCGCCCTGTTCCACATCAGCACCGTCGCGGCGGTCGCGGTGATCGTTCTCGTCCCGATCGCGCTCGTCTGCTGCTACCCACCGGTCCTCACCCGGCTGGTGAACCTGGCCCTGCGGATCCTGCGCCGCGCCCCGCTCCAGCGGCAGCTGACCATGCACAAGATCGGACGGGCCCTCGGCTGGTGCGCCGTCAGCTGGGTCCTCTACGGCGTGCACCTCTGGCTCCTCGCGTCGAGCACGGCGGGATTCACGGCCGGCACCCTGGTGCAGTGCATCGGCGCGATCGCCCTCGGCATGTGCGCCGGCGTGCTCGTCGTCGTCGCGCCGTCCGGGATCGGGGTGAGGGAGGCCGTCGTCGTCGCCGCACTGTCCCCGTTCATGGACAGCGGGGTCGCCCTCGGGCTGGCCCTCGCCTCACGCCTGGTGTTCACGCTCTGCGAGGTGCTCGCCGGTTTCGTCGCCGCGATCGCCGGGTCGCGGTCGCTCCGCAACGCACTCGTCCACGAGGATTCGCGGGTACCGCAGCCGTCGTGA
- the rfbB gene encoding dTDP-glucose 4,6-dehydratase has protein sequence MRLLVTGGAGFIGANFVHQTVAERPDVQVTVLDALTYAGNRRSLDAVADRIEFVHGDVADFALVDRLVADADAVVHFAAESHNDNSLADPSPFVQTNVVGTFSLLQAVRTHDVRYHHISTDEVYGDLELDDPERFTESTPYNPSSPYSATKASSDLLVRAWARSFGVRATLSNCSNNYGPYQHVEKFIPRQITNLIDGVRPRLYGSGKNVRDWIHVDDHNSAVWTILEKGTLGQTYLIGADGEVDNRTVVGTLLELFGRDTNDLDFVTDRPGHDLRYAIDSTRLRTELGWTPQYEDFRSGLEATVRWYRDNESWWRAQKASAEKAYAATESVIG, from the coding sequence ATGAGGCTTCTCGTGACCGGCGGCGCCGGGTTCATCGGTGCGAATTTCGTGCACCAGACGGTGGCCGAGCGGCCGGACGTGCAGGTGACGGTGCTCGACGCGTTGACGTATGCCGGCAACCGGCGGTCACTCGACGCGGTGGCCGACCGCATCGAGTTCGTGCACGGCGATGTGGCGGATTTCGCGCTGGTGGACCGGTTGGTCGCGGATGCGGACGCGGTGGTCCACTTCGCCGCGGAATCGCACAACGACAACTCGCTGGCCGATCCGTCACCGTTCGTGCAGACGAACGTGGTGGGGACGTTCTCGCTGTTGCAGGCCGTCCGCACCCACGACGTCCGCTACCACCACATCTCCACCGACGAGGTGTACGGCGACCTCGAGTTGGACGACCCCGAGCGCTTCACCGAGTCGACCCCCTACAACCCGTCGAGTCCGTACTCGGCGACCAAGGCGTCGAGCGATCTGCTGGTGCGGGCGTGGGCGCGGTCGTTCGGGGTGCGGGCCACCCTGTCGAACTGTTCCAACAACTACGGTCCGTACCAGCACGTCGAGAAGTTCATTCCGCGGCAGATCACCAATCTGATCGACGGGGTTCGTCCCCGGCTGTACGGCAGCGGGAAGAACGTGCGCGACTGGATTCACGTCGACGATCACAACTCCGCCGTGTGGACGATCCTGGAGAAGGGGACTCTCGGTCAGACGTACCTGATCGGCGCGGACGGCGAGGTCGACAACCGGACCGTCGTCGGAACGCTGCTCGAACTGTTCGGCCGCGACACGAACGACCTCGACTTCGTCACCGACCGCCCCGGCCACGACCTGCGCTACGCGATCGATTCGACGCGGTTGCGCACCGAACTGGGCTGGACGCCGCAGTACGAGGATTTCCGCAGCGGCCTCGAGGCGACCGTGCGGTGGTACCGCGACAACGAATCGTGGTGGCGAGCGCAGAAGGCATCGGCGGAGAAGGCGTATGCGGCCACCGAGTCCGTCATCGGCTGA
- the rfbA gene encoding glucose-1-phosphate thymidylyltransferase RfbA — protein sequence MRGIILAGGTGSRLHPITLGVSKQLVPVYDKPMIYYPLSTLMLANIRDILVITTPHDAEQFRRLLGDGSQFGVNLTYKVQAEPNGLAQAFVLGADHIGNEAVSLVLGDNIFYGPGLGSRLNRFENIDGGAVFAYWVSDPSSYGVVEFDDRGRAISIEEKPATPKSNFSVPGLYFYDNDVVSIARDLKPSDRGEYEITDVNQAYLQAGRLQVEVLPRGTAWLDTGTVDSLLEAANFVRTLEHRQGLKIGVPEEVAWRRGFITDDELSARADTLGKSGYGDYLLELLERGKDW from the coding sequence ATGCGCGGAATCATCCTGGCAGGGGGCACGGGGTCCCGGTTGCACCCGATCACTCTCGGAGTGAGCAAGCAACTGGTCCCGGTCTACGACAAGCCGATGATCTACTACCCGCTCTCCACCCTGATGCTGGCCAACATCCGGGACATCCTCGTCATCACCACCCCGCACGACGCCGAGCAGTTCCGCCGGCTTCTCGGCGACGGCTCCCAGTTCGGGGTGAACCTCACGTACAAGGTGCAGGCGGAACCGAACGGCCTCGCGCAGGCGTTCGTCCTCGGCGCCGATCACATCGGCAACGAGGCCGTGTCCCTCGTGCTCGGCGACAACATCTTCTACGGCCCCGGCCTCGGTTCCCGGCTGAACCGCTTCGAGAACATCGACGGCGGCGCCGTGTTCGCCTACTGGGTGTCCGATCCCAGCTCCTACGGTGTCGTCGAATTCGACGACCGGGGCAGAGCCATCTCGATCGAGGAAAAACCCGCCACCCCGAAGTCGAACTTCTCGGTCCCCGGGCTCTACTTCTACGACAACGACGTCGTCTCCATCGCGCGCGACCTCAAGCCGTCGGACCGCGGCGAATACGAGATCACCGACGTCAACCAGGCCTACCTGCAGGCCGGACGCCTGCAGGTCGAGGTACTGCCCCGCGGAACCGCCTGGCTCGACACGGGCACCGTCGATTCGCTGCTCGAGGCGGCGAACTTCGTCCGCACGCTCGAACACCGGCAGGGACTGAAGATCGGCGTCCCGGAAGAGGTCGCGTGGCGCCGCGGGTTCATCACCGACGACGAATTGTCCGCCCGCGCCGACACTCTCGGCAAGTCGGGGTACGGCGACTATCTCCTCGAACTCCTCGAGCGCGGCAAGGACTGGTGA
- a CDS encoding dTDP-4-dehydrorhamnose 3,5-epimerase family protein, whose translation MEYRELKVPGAWEITPRQFGDDRGVFLEWFKGSEFEAAVGHSLELSQANCSVSAAGVLRGIHYTDNPPGQAKYVTCVKGAFLDVIVDLRVGSPMFGQWDSVLIDDVDRRAVYLPAGVGHAILSLENASTVMYLCSIEYAPALDHDLHPLDPELGIDWPTTGRDGTPLTFQLSEKDSAAPSLQQALDAGVLPTFPRMRA comes from the coding sequence GTGGAATATCGCGAACTGAAGGTCCCGGGCGCCTGGGAGATCACCCCGCGACAGTTCGGCGACGACCGCGGCGTCTTCCTCGAATGGTTCAAGGGCTCGGAGTTCGAGGCCGCCGTCGGGCACAGCCTCGAACTCTCGCAGGCCAACTGCTCGGTGTCCGCCGCCGGTGTGCTGCGCGGCATCCACTACACCGACAACCCGCCCGGGCAGGCGAAATACGTCACCTGCGTCAAGGGCGCGTTCCTCGACGTCATCGTCGACCTGCGGGTCGGGTCACCGATGTTCGGGCAGTGGGATTCGGTGCTCATCGACGACGTCGACCGCCGCGCCGTTTACCTGCCTGCGGGAGTCGGCCACGCAATCCTGTCCCTCGAGAACGCGTCCACGGTGATGTACCTGTGCTCGATCGAGTACGCCCCGGCGCTCGACCACGACCTCCATCCGCTCGATCCCGAACTGGGAATCGACTGGCCCACGACCGGCAGGGACGGCACCCCGCTGACGTTCCAGCTGTCCGAGAAGGATTCGGCCGCGCCGTCCCTGCAGCAGGCGCTGGACGCCGGAGTGCTCCCCACCTTCCCCAGGATGCGGGCATGA
- a CDS encoding polyketide cyclase translates to MTTDISERLEVRRAVAADPATIFGLLCDPEGHVAIDSSGMLMSAEGDRVTAAGDTFVVHMDRDALNDFDLGLYDVTVTIETFVPDREISWKVLGQIRPQIGHVFGYRLEPIDEGTMVTSFYDWSSIDPVWREAGIFPVISENALRATLGILARTVAPGRPRPQIDPQNWNVF, encoded by the coding sequence ATGACGACTGACATCAGCGAACGGCTGGAGGTCCGGCGGGCTGTCGCCGCGGACCCGGCAACGATCTTCGGACTCCTCTGCGACCCCGAGGGACATGTGGCGATCGACAGCTCCGGGATGCTGATGTCCGCGGAGGGCGACCGCGTCACGGCGGCGGGCGACACGTTCGTCGTGCACATGGACCGCGACGCGTTGAACGACTTCGACCTCGGGTTGTACGACGTGACCGTGACCATCGAGACGTTCGTACCCGACCGGGAAATCTCCTGGAAGGTGCTCGGCCAGATCCGCCCGCAGATCGGGCACGTCTTCGGCTACCGGCTCGAGCCGATCGACGAGGGGACGATGGTGACGTCGTTCTACGACTGGTCGTCCATCGATCCGGTGTGGCGCGAGGCGGGGATCTTCCCGGTGATCTCCGAGAATGCCCTGCGCGCGACGCTCGGCATCCTCGCGCGGACGGTCGCCCCCGGACGTCCGCGACCGCAAATCGATCCACAGAATTGGAACGTGTTCTAG
- a CDS encoding enoyl-CoA hydratase: protein MNFVVVDHPRPGIALVTLNRPERMNAMAFDVMIPFRDALEEVSNDNSVRAVVITGAGRGFCSGADQRSAGTLPHVDGLTPPTVALRAMEMLDNVVLSLRRMHQPVISAINGAAIGGGLCLALASDIRIAAEDAYFRAAGINNGLTASELGLSYLLPRAIGSSRAFEIMLSGRDVHADEAERIGLVSRSVPGEDLLDECFDLAERMSRFSRPGLELTKRTLWSGLDAASLEAHIHQEGLGQLLVRLLTDNFEEATAARKDKREPQFRDRR, encoded by the coding sequence GTGAACTTCGTCGTCGTCGACCACCCCCGGCCGGGCATCGCCCTGGTGACGCTCAACCGCCCGGAACGCATGAATGCGATGGCGTTCGACGTGATGATCCCATTCCGCGACGCGCTCGAGGAGGTCAGCAACGACAACTCGGTGCGCGCGGTGGTGATCACCGGGGCGGGCCGCGGTTTCTGCTCCGGCGCCGACCAGCGGTCCGCGGGCACGCTCCCCCACGTCGACGGACTCACCCCGCCGACCGTCGCGCTGCGGGCCATGGAGATGCTCGACAACGTGGTGCTGTCGCTGCGCCGGATGCATCAGCCGGTGATCAGCGCGATCAACGGTGCCGCCATCGGCGGTGGGCTGTGCCTGGCACTCGCCTCCGACATCCGGATCGCGGCGGAGGACGCCTACTTCCGCGCGGCGGGCATCAACAACGGACTGACCGCGAGTGAGCTGGGCCTGAGCTACCTGCTGCCGCGGGCGATCGGTTCGTCCCGGGCGTTCGAGATCATGCTGTCCGGGCGGGACGTGCACGCCGACGAGGCCGAGCGGATCGGACTCGTGTCGCGGAGCGTGCCCGGTGAGGACCTCCTGGACGAATGCTTCGACCTCGCCGAGCGCATGTCACGGTTCTCCCGGCCGGGCCTGGAGTTGACCAAGCGCACGCTGTGGTCCGGCCTCGACGCCGCCTCCCTCGAGGCCCACATCCACCAGGAAGGTCTCGGACAGCTGCTGGTGCGACTACTCACCGACAATTTCGAGGAGGCCACCGCCGCGCGGAAGGACAAGCGCGAACCGCAGTTCCGGGACCGACGTTAG
- a CDS encoding PPOX class F420-dependent oxidoreductase: MSKPPLTPKAAEMFARPNYATIACVRPDGQPVSVATWYLYEDGRVLVNMDAERKRLDYLRNDPRVSLTAMDPADWITHVSIQGRVTEFVDDEDLADIDRLAKHYSGNPYPVRDRKRVSAWIEIDTWHGWGSLKQS, translated from the coding sequence ATGTCGAAGCCACCCCTGACACCGAAGGCCGCCGAGATGTTCGCTCGGCCCAACTACGCCACCATCGCCTGCGTCCGACCCGACGGGCAGCCCGTGTCCGTGGCCACCTGGTATCTGTACGAGGACGGCAGGGTACTGGTCAACATGGACGCCGAGCGCAAACGCCTCGACTACCTGCGGAACGACCCGCGCGTGAGCCTCACCGCGATGGATCCCGCCGACTGGATCACCCACGTCAGCATCCAGGGCCGGGTGACGGAGTTCGTCGACGACGAAGATCTCGCCGACATCGACCGCCTCGCGAAGCACTACAGCGGAAACCCCTACCCCGTGCGCGACCGGAAACGGGTCAGCGCGTGGATCGAGATCGACACCTGGCACGGCTGGGGTTCGCTGAAACAGTCCTGA